The genomic segment GTAGATTTGAGGAGGgatctggtttccttccaccTGACTTGCCAAAGGTTAGTATGCAAGTACAGCGAGTAATTAGGACAGTGAATAGATTGTTGtcattaacaaagttgctggaaaagctcagcagatccggcagcatctgtgaaggtgaaaacagagttaatgttttgaatccggtgacccttcctcagaaccagacccgaaatgttaactctgttttctccttcatagatgctgccagacctgctgagcttttctagcaactttgtttttgatcctgaaataggcagattgtcttatgaggaaaagttggacaggcTAGTCTTGCGtcctctggaatttagaaaagtaaAAGGCAACTTGATTAAAACATTATAAGATCTtgaaggtggatgtggaaaggatgtttcctcttggatAATCTAGAACAAGGGCTTACCTTTTAAAAGTAAGAGCTACCCCTTTAAGGAAGAGAATTTTTTGCTCTTAGAGGGTAGAGTGTTTTGGAACACTCCTCTTTAAAAGATGGCAGACCAGAGTCTAAATATTTCTAAGGCAGCAAAAGGTGAATTGAAGGCAGtgaaaggaaagtggagttgaaataacAATCACATCTGCCATGATTTCGTTGAATGGCCGAGCAGGCTTGTGGGGCAaagtggcctaatcctgctcctaatcTATTTATTTCAATGTGCTTTAGTAACCAGCTGGCTCCGGAAGCCTGCTTCAGACTGTAATTTGTTGGCTGCCCTTTTTGTATGATGTAACTTAAACTCTCCAGCTGGTCCCCAAATGTTGGCTAGGACTAATTCTCACTTTATCTGTTTTTCAGCTGTATTCACTTGATGTTGAGTGCAAAATTTAGAGCAAAGGCAAACAGACTTACGTAACACACAAAAATTATTTACAGGGCCTAGGTGAATTGTAGAAAAATGCATCTGTGCTCTTTCTTATGAGGGAAATGCATGAGTAAAACAAAGGGGCGGGGACAAGTTGTAAACTGTGAGCAAAACTTCTGAAAATCAAGGAACTGCCAGAATTTCTGGTCAGGAACTTGATTATTTTTCAGTTTAGTAGAATTTTATATTTATAATGGCTGAAGAACATTGCTGTCAGGGTTTCAAAGATTTTTGCTAGTTTTTGTCATCTTTCTTTGTTTAAAGTTACTCAGTGTTTCTGAAACTTCACTTCTGTGAGTTCAGTGTCCAAAATGCAAATCTCCGTGATCGTTGTACTCCTCCAAATTCTGGCTTTTTGCACTTATTCAATTTAATTACTCCACCATCCAGCTGCCAAACggaatcagaaaatgctggaaaagctcagcagatctggtagcgtctgtggagagaaaacagagtcaatgtttcaggcccagtgatccTTTTTCAAAACTGCTTTTTTCTAATCTccgaaattcccttcctaacctCTCACCTTGCCCCTTCAAGATACCCCTTTAAACCTATCTCTTTGATCCAACTTTCAGCCTTCCACCACAGTATCTCCTGAACTGGTTTGTGGTCATGTGCTTGCTGAATTGCCCACTTACTCCAGAATGTATGTTAGCAAGTAGAGGGAAAGCAGAAGTGTTTAGAAAAGTTCAGCAACTGTGCATAATGCTGATGGCTACAGGGAGGCTACAACTTAGGAAAACTATGGTGTGAAAGGATAAATTTCCTTGTTACCATGTGGAACTTCTTGGTATCCCCACAGGATCCTAGCTGAAGGGAGGTTTTCCGACTGCTTGTTTTGGCTGAATTTTCAAATGGATTCGCACAAAACCTTTAATCAACTGGGACTGTTCTGTTTTGCAAGAGCAGTAACTTGAGTTTCGGTGGTGTGATTGGTATTCCTACCAAATGCTACATAATGCCATGAGAAAAGGGTTGTTGATCACCTTTATTCTAGAATCCTAAAAGACCGTGACTGATCTGTGCCCAAATTTTAAGTTTCAAATGCCAGTGTATTGGGGAGGGCATCGTGAGGCCAAGCATAACCCTGTGGCACAGGTGCAAAGTTTAAAGGGCAAATCCTGATGACTGATATGCAGGACCCAGCAGCTGGTAACAAAACACGAGCAGTGGTGTGGTAGAAGGCTTCTTCTTTAAAACAATTTGAAACACAGACTCCATGAACAGAGGACAGTATAACTGTGAATGAAACATACAATCTTACACAGTGCTTCTATCCCTGGATTTGGATTCTGAAACTAACAATTCAAACGTTTTCTCTTCTAGTTGTACTGATTGGAGACTCTGGGGTTGGAAAGAGCAATCTCCTATCCAGATTTACACGTAATGAATTTAATCTGGAGAGTAAGAGCACCATTGGAGTGGAGTTTGCCACCAGGAGTATCCAGGTTGATGGAAAGACAATTAAGGCCCAGATCTGGGACACAGCCGGACAGGAGCGATACCGTGCCATCACTTCAGCGTAAGTATGTTATTGTAGCTCAGCGCAAAGATCTTTTTCATTGATTTGCACCCCTCCTCAACCCCTCTATCTCCAGGAGGCTTGGGGCACAGTTGGTTCTGCCCCAGTCTCTGAGTCAGAGGTACAAGTGTCCAAGTATcatacatagaacgtagaacaatacagcgcagaacaggcccttcggccctcgatgttgtgccgacctgtgaactaatctaagcccctcccccagcactatcccatcatcatccatctgcttatccaaggactgtttaaatgcccctaatgtggctgagttaactacattggcaggcagggcgttccacacccttaccactctccaaACACCATATCTCAGAATGTCCTCTCAGTCCATACATGGTAACAAAGATGAAGCCGAAGTGATGTAGCACATAGAGATGTTTTAATGACACGTAGTCTTCTCAAAGCAACATAATTAATCTCTATTGCTGGGTGTGCAGTGATAAATGGGGCTGTAAGTTTCTTCTTCAATGGTTGAAAATTTGAAGTTGGTGTTTTCCTTCACCCATTCTTTAAAGTTCTAAGTATTTCAGGGTTATGGTTCTACCCCTGCTGGGGCATGAAGCCCTGTGCAACAGCTGACGCATTTCATTAAAGTATTTACTGTCTATGTGTTCAACTGCGGGTGCATCAATACCCTAACTTTAATGTGTATATGTTTTTCAAAACTGAGTCACTGATGAGGAGCTGTCAGCCTGATGTTTTCTCTGCTTACTGCTGAACTGCTGAGGCAATTATAACACGCCTCTCACCCGTCCAGTCACAGTTCATCTAATTGAACACCAATCAGGGATTGAGAAGGCCAAGGGCCATGGATGGCTTatcaaaaatattatttttttctaatcaacctgttcagagatgttataacacacctctggagcaggtgggactgaaACCTGAGTCTCTCCGTCCCaaagatagggacattaccacagaAGGCCCCCTATAGATTgctttaaagtgttttttttactgTTTGAGTCCAAGTACCACATACACTGCAGATTTCAGCAAATGAGCAGGACTGTAACAGTCTGGATTGTGTGCTCTCTCAGGTACTACCGTGGGGCTGTCGGTGCTCTGCTTGTTTACGATATCGCCAAACACCTAACGTATGAGAACGTTGAGCGGTGGCTAAAGGAGTTGCGTGACCATGCTGATAACAATATAGTCATTATGCTGGTTGGCAACAAGAGTGACCTCCGTCATCTGAGAGCAGTACCAACTGATGAAGCACGGGCTTTTGCTGGTAAGTCACATGCACAAAGTAACGGTCTATAAACTCTCAATCCTATTTGCTGATGGAAGGCTGTGGAACATAAATAATGTTGGTGAATTTTAGCAGGTCGTTTATATTCTCTTGCTACCTGTTTTTCCTACATAATACTGGTGATTTGCTATGGGGCAGATTCATAGACATTGTGTGACCGACTTTTTAAATGCTCACAGAAATTATTTTATTGGATTTCACTTGGTTCATCGACACTAATGAAATATTTTCTGATCCTTTTTTCATATAGAGAAAAATTGTCTTTCATTTATTGAAACATCTGCTTTGGATTCAACAAACGTAGAGGAGGCTTTCCAAAATATCTTGACAGGTAAAATCAGAAAGACAGTCTGGTTGCAAATAAATGTATCTGTACTGCAAAAAATACAATACATCAAagaaagtgagttttgagaagatttgtagctcaggttgaggttctggatgtgagtttgctcgctgagctggaaggttagttttcagacgtttcgtcaccattctaggtaacatcatcagcgagcctccgacgaagcgctggtgtgatgtcccgctttctatttattatttattattataaatagaaagcgggacatcacaccagtgcttcgtcggaggctcactgataatgttacctagaatggtgacgaaacgtctgaaaactaaccttctagctcagcgagctaactcacatccagaatcaaaGAAAGTCTCCAGTTAAAAAGAGAAATACAGCAAGTTCAtcagcaaaattaaaacaaaacactgctgatgctggaaaccttaatcaaaaacagaaaatactgaagagcatttgtggggagagaaacaaagttaatgtttcaagtccaatatgagtCTTCTTAAGAACTGAAAGGGTTGGAAGAGTATTGTGTTTGTGCTGTTAACAGAGGGTGAAGAGGAGTGAGTGGAATGGAAGGTGAGGGTGACAAGAGCAAAAGACAAACGGAGTGCTAATAGGGGTAAAGGAAACACTGAGATGTCAGATGGGTGCAAATGATTGataagaaaaagagaaaatggtTCACTCTGCTCAAGCAAAGCCAACAGGACAAAATCAAGATATGACCATGGTGGGAGGGTAGTTGTAAGCAACAGTGGAGGACAGAGGCCATGCTGTGAAGTTGCTGAACTCCATGTTCAGTCCTGGACATTGCAAAGTATCTAAGCAGGAAATGAGCTCTTCCTCCAGCTTCCTCTGCAGCAGGCCCAAGATTGAAATGTTGGCACAGGAGCAAGACGGTTAATTGCAGTGGAAGGTCAGGATCATTCTATGGACATAATGGAGAtgttctgaaaagcagttaaccaGTCTGCATTTGATTTTGGCAATGTAAAGGAGACTACATTGTAAGCAGTGAATACAGCAGACTAGGCCGAAAGAAGTAtaagtaaaatgctgcttcacttggaaggtgcgttgggggccttggacagtgaggaggtgaAAGGTCAAGTGTTAGCGTGGGAAGGTGCCTTGAGGTTTGGGGTGGGGTGCGAGAAATGCTCAGAGTGATGGAGAAATTGACCAAGGTCTTGTGGAGGGAGTGGTTCTGCTAAATGCTGACGGAGGAAGTAGATGATGTGCTGGTGGTGGCATCcagctgaaggttgcagaaatggTAGAGGATGATTTTTTTAATGCACAGTATGATAGGATCAaaagtgagaacaaggggaaCCCGAGTGTTTTGGAAGAGTgggaatggggtgagggcagaagtacagGAAATGGGTTGGATGCAGCTGAGGACACTGTCACCCACAGGAGCCCTTGGCTGAGGAAAAAAAGAGGCTATTACAGAGGCACCTTAATTGAAGGTGGCATCATTGGAGCAGATTCGGTGGCAATGGATCAAGTTGCAGTTGCTAATGGTTCTCACCTATGAGGCAGAATGATCAGGAGGATAAATTCCTATACCTTATCCAGTACACACTTTACAATTTCAAAATGTTCTTTTGAGGCATACCATCATATTCATtattgttcagagatgctattttCCCCCATTCTAATACACCAAAACATCTAAGCCTAATCTGTCCAAAATGTCTGAGCCTCCCCTTTTTAAGGATCcaattgtttcatcaatgattttaGGTATTTGCTTCCACTGGTCTACCTGGGAGTTTTTTCTATGTGTTGAGCGCTGTGAGCAGAGGAATTTCTTGATAACTGTTCTAAATTTGGCCTTTTCCCAGTTTGAACCTGCATCCCCACATCTTTCACCATTAACTTTTAATATTGTGGAATAAGAGTTTCTCTTTCTTATCAAGCTGAAAAATGCACATTTCTCCAGCCTCCCTTATAACTCATACCTCCCCCAGACCAGAGAGCAGCCTTGTGGTTTTCCTTTGCACCACTTCTGACAACTGACTGTCTCCATCATTTCCCAGAGATCAGGACTCAGGCTAACCACAGCACCAACTGACTTGGAAAATAGATCACCCATTCACAGGCTCTGTTCATTGCTACTCATGGATACAGTTGGCTTGCTATTTCACGGAATACATTCTTTATATTTCCTTCTCAGCTGCAACATTCAAGGTCAGATTTTAGTTTACAGAGGAATTGAGATTGCATGGGGCATGAGCAACTGAGACAAACATGAATCATATCAGAGTTGGAAAATCTGATCTAGCCCTTAGATGAGTCATTTGTAGAAAATGCAGATCATTTAGTCTATCAAATCTGTGCCAGTGTATTTCCGTCTTCATAAGGCAGCTACGTTATTGTCAAATTCAACCCATCAGAAAAAATGGAtctaaatttgatttttttttggaggtgTTGAAAAAAACCTGTTTAGTGAGACAGCAATACTCACAGTTGATGAAGAATTGAAAATATACAATAGATGGGTCTCAGTTGAGGCTGCAGATCAGAAATATTTTTACCCTACCATGTTgaaatgggaaacaaatgctAAACCAGGTTTATGTTCAAACAGTGTTTTCTGATGTCCGTTGATCTCAGTTAAGGCTTTGAATGAGACGTGacaatttctctttttgctcTGTTCTTCAGAGGTGAAAATCACCCAGGGTTCTTGCTCCTCAACACTGCCTAGTGACCCTGCTGGTAAACTAGTTTGTGTGAAATCAGAACTGTACTTGACTCTACTGCTTTCCCTCCTTCTACTACTCGTTAGAGTTGAATAATTAGATTGCAATCATAGGTGACAAGTGAATGTGAAGAACAGTTTGCAGTTCGCGAAAAAGTTTATAATTAAACAGATGTTGACTTCAAGTCACATGAGGAGTGATTTGGACAGATGGTGAACAGCTTgctcaaagaggtaggttttgagGAGTATCTTGAAGACAGCAGAGAGCTTTACAgcaggaattccagagcttatgaCTTCAGCGGCTAAAGACATTGGCTGTCATTGCTGGAGTGATGGAAATCAGGGAATGACTTAGAATTAGATGATTGAGAATATATCAGATTAATGTGGGAGGAGATCACAGGTAGGATGGGGTGATGCCATGGAGGAATTTGGAAACATTTTACAACTCCGACAATGCCAGAATGGGAAGCAGTGTAGGTCAGTGAACACAGTGGTGTTGGGTGAGTGGGTCCTGGTGTGAATTATGACAGAGGCAGGAGAGTTTTGGATGAGTTTCAGTTTGTCAAGCTGGAAGATGGCAATCTGTGATCCATAATCAAATATGAAAAATGGTTACTTGATGAAAATGGTGGAGGCTGCCTAGTACCTATCATAGAGAATGGgagagatttttttcaaaaaggaatgagtttaaaaagtccagaataacaaaatgtatttttgttttctaGAAATTTACCGCATAGTTTCTCAGAAGCAGATCTCAGACCGATTGACCCACGAGTCACCTGGCAGTGATGTGGTGGAAATTGATGTACCTCCAACAAGCAATGGGCAGAAATCTAATAAACTGCAATGTTGCCAGAATATGTGACCTACTGCAGCTGTTCCTCAATGTTTTCCACTGCTGCCTGTGCGTTAATAGTGTATTTGGAATGCTTCTGTCCAATGCCCAATATgatttaatttgtttcttttggaTGTTTTCTGCTGCAACTACAGAACAGATTTCACATCCTCAAAATGAGCAGCAATTGATTGCCTGAAAGATACTGATGATAGCATGGATCCCTCTCCACGAGGCCCAGAAATGTGCTGTTAATAATTCAAAGATAGATTTATGGCCCTTATTCTCAGATGGAAATAATAGCGCAGAGCCAGCTGAGATGCTTTCCCTTTGTGTTTTGGGGCTTAGCTGCTGGGATGAAAGCTTTGCCCTGCTATTGGCTCTCAATGCCTGGGGGAAGTGAGGTTGGGATGTATCATTCCTGTTCCAAGTGGGATGGGATGAACTGGGAATAATTCAGTTTCAGTCCACCAGAAACACAAGGCAAGAGCCTGAAGTCATTTTCAACGGAGAAGTTATTTATGATAGTGAAATACTTGTTATACTACAGAACTGCTGCGGTTTTATAGTTAATAAAAGTCAAAAATAATTGTATTGTGACATTCTAAAAGTGTTCTTGGTTTGTTCTTGTATTTATTTGTTAGTAAACAAGCTGCTTACATCAGAGATCAAATTTTGTGCCCATCTATGTGTCTGATTCATATAACAACTTATAAATTTCCAAGGCTTCCCAGAGAGGGATATTCAGGGTGATGTGCATCAAGCAGCAGGAGGCTAGGAGAGGGCATAAATACCTTTTTGAAGAAGACTGTCTAATTGAAGGAATAACAGCATCAGATCAAAAACGCTGAGGGCTGCTCATTGAAGTCTATCACAGATCTCGGGGCAAGATGTCCTGGGGGTGCATCCATTATAGTTATACAGAACGAGAGAGAtgcttcagcccatcgagtctgtgctgaCCTGCCAATAcatcctgttttccagcacttggcccatagtcttgaatattatgatatttcaagtgctgaTCTATTTACTCTTTTTTTAGAAGGTTACGTGGTTTTCTGCCTTTAGTGGCCTtgcaggaagtgcattccagattcccaccaccctctggcttgacaaatgttttcctcaaatcccttataaacctcctgccctttacctTGGAATTATATCCTCGTTATTGACTCTTCGACTAAAGGGAGCTGTTGCTTCTTATCCATGCTTTTCTCAATCTGATACACTTCAGTCAGGTctgtccccctcagccttctctgctcgaaagaaaacaacctgagccaatccagcctctcttcatcgcaaaactgctccatcccagacaacatcctattTACTCTCCAATGCATCCCCTCCATTGCAATCATATTTTCCTGTGGCACactgatcagaactgtacacagtactccaactgtgccctaaccaaagttttgtacagctccaacataacctccctattcTTATAATTTATGCCAccactgataaaggcaagtgtctttCTACCCTATCAGTGTGTCCTGCTGCCCTCAGGGCTCTGTGGACAAGCACACCAAGATCTGTCTGCTTCCTCGCTCATTCCCAAGGGTGGAAAGTTGTCCTGAAGGGTCATCGGGTGTTCACCGCCAACGAGATGGGGGAGGTAAGGCAGCAAAGATTGAGGGTTGGGGTGGTTCTGGTATACAGGCCTTTGCAGAGCTAGGGTCAAGGATGATGATGGGGGAATGTTAAGGTGAAATGgccaggggtgtgtggggaacAGCATTGAGGgtatggtaggctattggagggGGAAGGGTTAGTGACAATGACAACCACCATGGCCTCCACAAGGGAGCGTGGGCAGGATGGGCAACGTTAAGGTGAAATACTGGAGTTAAGGGGCCAGGGAGACAGATGTTAGTGAAATTCAATGTGATGAGTCTCCACAAGAGAGAGGCTGGATGGAAATGAGGTATTAGTGGGAGGTGAAGGGTGACATGAAGACTTTTGGGGATACTTGATGTGGGCGGAGTAGGAAGTGTGTTAGAGCATAGCAGACACCCTTTTTGATGCCAACATTCTGGTCAGTCAGCTCGTGCCACCTGTTCACCAAGTTACTGCACACTCTGAGCCTAAATGTGAATGGGCATATCAGGTACTCCCTGTATGGAGGAGTTTATTAAAGCCTTTTCTCCAGGGTATACCATCAAACAGCTTTGAGAGATCTAAGAACTTCTTTCACTCTTGTTCCCAACATAGGTCCTTGCACCCAGCCACTGGTGGGTTGTTGGTCACTGCGGTTGCCTTCCCAAGAAAGCAAAGGAGGAGAAGCAGCTTGTTTTGGAGGACAAAGTGCACATAGCTCAGGGAGAAGCTGCTGCTTTGGGACACATGTGGTGCACAGGAGACCCTGAGTTTTATTAGCCCTGCCTCCATTTCCTGTGAATGAGCAAGGTGCAGTGTCAGAGCAGACTCTGTATGTCCTGGGAGACTGTGACAGAACTGTGCTGGTTGCAAGAAGCTGTCTTCTCTCGGCTGTGAAAGAGAGTTCCTACACTcctggataatgaaatgtgaggctggatgaacacagcaggcccagcagcatctcaggagcataaaagctgacgtttcgggcctagaccattcatcagagagggggatggggtgagggttctggaatagatagggagagagggggaggcggagcgaaaatggagagaaaagaagatagttggagaggagagtataggtggggaggtagggaggggataggtcagtcctgggaagacagacagatcaaggaggtgggatgaggttagtaggtaggagatggagatgcggcttggggtgggaggaagggattggtgagaggaagaacaggttagggaggcacagacaggttggactggttttgggatgcagtgggtggaggggaagagctgggctggttgtgtggtgcagtggggggaggggacgaactgggctggttttgggatgtggtgggggaaggggagattttgaagctggtgaagtccacattgataccattgggctgcagggttcccaagcggaatatgagttgcggttcctgcaaccttcgggtggcatcattgtggcactgcagaaggcccatgatggacatgtcatctaaagaatgggagggggagtggaaatggtttgcgactgggaggtgcagttgttcattgtgaaccgagcggaggtgttctgcaaagtggtccccaagcctccggaggcttggggaccgctttgcagaacacctccgctttgttcgcaataaacaactgcacctcccagtcgcaaaccatttccactccccctcccattctttagatgacatgtccatcatgggcctcctgcagtgccacaatgatgccacccgaaggttgcaggaacagcaactcatattccgcttgggaaccctgcagcccaatggtatcaatgtggacttcaccagcttcaaaatctccccttcccccaccgcatcccaaaaccagcccagttcgtcccctccccccactgcaccacacaaccagcccagctcttcccctccacccactgcatcccaaaaccagtccaacctgtctgtgcctccctaacctgttcttcctctcaccaatcccttcctgccaccccaagctgcacctccatctcctacctactaacctcatcccaactccttgacctgtctgtcttcccaggactgacctatcccctccctacctccccacctatactctcctctccacctatcttcttttctctccattttcactccgcctccccctctctccctatctattccagaaccctcaccccatccccctctctgatgaa from the Stegostoma tigrinum isolate sSteTig4 chromosome 30, sSteTig4.hap1, whole genome shotgun sequence genome contains:
- the LOC125466036 gene encoding ras-related protein Rab-11B-like, with product MGTREDEYDYLFKVVLIGDSGVGKSNLLSRFTRNEFNLESKSTIGVEFATRSIQVDGKTIKAQIWDTAGQERYRAITSAYYRGAVGALLVYDIAKHLTYENVERWLKELRDHADNNIVIMLVGNKSDLRHLRAVPTDEARAFAEKNCLSFIETSALDSTNVEEAFQNILTEIYRIVSQKQISDRLTHESPGSDVVEIDVPPTSNGQKSNKLQCCQNM